In Persicimonas caeni, a single window of DNA contains:
- the trpA gene encoding tryptophan synthase subunit alpha, which produces MNERLAYVCRKAQGQGERLLMTAIVAADPYLDATLDYMRVLADEGADMIELIFPFSDPTYHGAVIQRASARALREEVSWDEIIELGQQFRETHDTPVFFSTYYNRILARGIDTFVDCLLEAKFDGAMVTDLPWEEGEALRTALRANNLALPAAVAPTTTTERFAQIAAGCDSFLIWTGHSGGEPTISNQQFAERMKEFRQSSDSPILASMKISTGYDAQAVAPHCDGVLVGSALVWLVEGRGPNFTESLAGFVRELRLGVDGKLETPGEDAPQ; this is translated from the coding sequence ATGAACGAACGGCTCGCGTACGTTTGCCGCAAGGCGCAAGGGCAGGGCGAACGGCTGTTGATGACCGCGATCGTCGCCGCCGACCCCTACCTCGACGCCACGCTCGACTATATGCGGGTGCTCGCCGACGAGGGCGCCGACATGATCGAGCTGATCTTTCCGTTCTCCGATCCGACCTACCACGGCGCGGTGATCCAGCGCGCCTCGGCCCGGGCGCTTCGCGAAGAGGTGAGCTGGGACGAGATCATCGAGTTGGGTCAGCAGTTTCGGGAGACGCACGACACGCCGGTGTTCTTTTCGACCTACTACAACCGGATTCTGGCGCGTGGGATCGACACCTTCGTCGATTGCCTGCTCGAGGCCAAGTTCGACGGCGCGATGGTCACCGACCTGCCGTGGGAGGAGGGCGAGGCGCTGCGAACGGCGTTGCGCGCCAACAATCTGGCGCTGCCGGCAGCGGTTGCCCCCACCACGACCACGGAGCGCTTCGCGCAGATCGCGGCCGGATGCGACAGCTTCTTGATCTGGACGGGCCACTCCGGCGGGGAACCGACGATCTCGAATCAGCAGTTCGCCGAGCGAATGAAGGAGTTTCGCCAGTCGAGCGACTCGCCCATCTTGGCGTCGATGAAGATCTCGACGGGGTACGACGCCCAGGCGGTCGCGCCGCATTGTGACGGCGTGCTCGTGGGCTCGGCGTTGGTGTGGCTCGTCGAGGGACGGGGCCCCAACTTCACCGAAAGTCTTGCCGGTTTCGTGCGCGAACTGCGGTTGGGCGTGGACGGGAAGCTCGAAACACCGGGGGAAGACGCACCGCAGTAG
- a CDS encoding mechanosensitive ion channel family protein — MFFSRDNQGERASHSRAPLRHALRFSSLLLVAFLVFAVAGCESPTEFFQSNPPEFSAPSEPGTTEQQTTEQETTDQKSAESQKAQAGQQEAEQKPKDTTEAQKDDEPLSAETLAVQVQSLEPGAEKAKRILERNFEGFLERQDLGFTSALPDMVLADLDGLGERVTRAPQRFQQMSPREIAFELFPALVALILTIVFALLDRAFLKWSKRWQARIHIDISRAATQGLRALVLVSGRVAPLLSLVILSYFPIQALAQQSPWSLFLTRALWLGVAYRAIHAAFVVTFSGRLIDVADEHALRLETYAIWVTRLIFGFLLALAAIETFEYHRQVFYFVRFCLELTVAFVPVYLFFVQPSVMALLPAYEGSRIYSFFRETIDRYYHWLLSVTVLLLLMRAAGFDNASTFILSRGYAIILLVIFAFVVGNGIKAFLRKRTEAIDAEEAVGTRTAETGPPHLAASLEKFLFVAGGLIVIVTILDLLAVREAVVALLRTPILAAGNVQISLFNVLAVGLIVFGTVLAIKILKAFLNAKVYPAFSVDVGIAYAINTLLSYVLVVIAFLMVLAAIGVNLSAIAVVLASLGVGIGFGLQTLTENLISGFIILFGRSVKKGDFITVRDTYGRVEAVGARSVVIRTPDNYDMLIPSKEIVGGQITNWTFRDSYVRMRIDVGVTYNADPSHVKEVLLDAAANCDLILQKPDPEVWLVGFGDSSVNFQLLVYYDCRQVSPFRLKGLIYFDIWDALHKADIEIPFPQRDIHVRTGEVLPEVAKMLRELRQNGEDAENGNLLPLEMDDEDKE; from the coding sequence ATGTTCTTCTCTCGTGACAACCAAGGCGAACGCGCCTCGCATTCCCGTGCTCCACTTCGACACGCTTTGCGCTTCTCGAGCCTGCTGCTCGTCGCCTTCCTCGTCTTCGCGGTGGCCGGCTGCGAGTCGCCCACTGAGTTCTTCCAGTCCAATCCGCCCGAGTTCTCGGCTCCGTCCGAGCCAGGAACAACTGAGCAACAAACGACTGAGCAAGAAACGACTGATCAAAAATCAGCCGAGTCCCAGAAGGCTCAGGCCGGACAACAAGAAGCCGAACAAAAGCCCAAAGACACCACCGAGGCTCAAAAAGACGACGAACCTCTCTCGGCCGAAACACTCGCCGTGCAGGTCCAATCGCTCGAGCCGGGCGCCGAGAAGGCCAAGCGCATCCTAGAGCGCAATTTCGAAGGCTTCCTCGAACGCCAAGACCTCGGGTTTACGAGCGCCTTGCCCGACATGGTGCTCGCCGATCTCGACGGCCTCGGCGAACGCGTCACCCGTGCGCCACAGCGCTTCCAGCAGATGAGCCCGCGCGAGATCGCCTTCGAGCTATTTCCGGCGCTGGTCGCCCTCATACTCACCATCGTGTTCGCCCTGCTCGACCGCGCCTTTTTGAAGTGGTCGAAGCGTTGGCAGGCGCGCATCCACATCGATATCTCGCGCGCGGCCACCCAGGGACTCCGCGCGCTGGTGTTGGTCTCGGGGCGGGTAGCCCCGCTGCTGTCGCTGGTGATCCTGAGCTACTTTCCCATCCAAGCGCTCGCGCAGCAGTCTCCTTGGAGTCTGTTCTTGACCCGGGCTCTGTGGCTGGGCGTTGCGTACCGAGCCATCCATGCGGCGTTCGTCGTCACGTTTAGCGGCCGGCTAATCGACGTCGCCGACGAGCACGCCCTTCGCCTCGAGACCTACGCGATCTGGGTCACCCGGCTCATCTTCGGGTTTCTCCTCGCCCTGGCCGCCATCGAGACGTTCGAGTACCACCGTCAGGTCTTCTACTTCGTGCGTTTCTGCCTGGAGTTGACCGTTGCCTTCGTGCCGGTCTACCTGTTCTTTGTGCAACCGTCGGTCATGGCGCTCCTGCCGGCGTACGAAGGCTCGCGCATCTACTCCTTTTTCCGGGAGACCATCGACCGGTACTACCACTGGTTGCTCTCGGTGACCGTGCTCCTGTTGCTGATGCGCGCGGCAGGCTTCGACAACGCCTCGACCTTCATCCTGTCGCGCGGCTACGCGATCATCTTGCTGGTCATCTTTGCGTTCGTGGTGGGCAACGGCATCAAGGCGTTTTTGCGCAAACGCACCGAAGCCATCGACGCCGAGGAGGCGGTGGGCACCCGTACCGCCGAGACCGGGCCGCCGCACCTGGCTGCGAGCCTCGAAAAGTTCTTGTTCGTGGCCGGTGGCCTGATCGTCATCGTCACCATTCTCGACCTCCTGGCGGTGCGCGAGGCGGTCGTCGCGCTGCTTCGCACCCCGATTCTGGCCGCGGGCAACGTCCAGATCTCGCTGTTCAACGTGCTCGCCGTGGGCCTGATCGTCTTCGGGACCGTCTTGGCCATCAAGATCCTCAAGGCGTTCCTCAACGCCAAGGTGTACCCGGCGTTTTCGGTCGACGTGGGCATCGCCTACGCCATCAACACCCTGCTGAGCTACGTGCTGGTGGTCATCGCCTTCTTGATGGTGTTGGCGGCGATCGGCGTCAACCTGTCGGCCATCGCCGTAGTGCTGGCGAGCCTCGGGGTGGGCATCGGTTTCGGTCTGCAGACGCTGACCGAAAACCTCATCTCGGGCTTCATTATCCTCTTTGGCCGCTCGGTCAAAAAGGGCGACTTCATCACCGTGCGCGACACCTACGGGCGCGTCGAGGCAGTCGGCGCACGCAGCGTGGTCATCCGCACGCCCGACAACTACGACATGCTCATCCCCAGCAAAGAGATCGTCGGTGGCCAGATCACGAACTGGACCTTCCGCGACAGCTACGTGCGCATGCGCATCGACGTGGGCGTGACCTACAACGCCGATCCGTCGCACGTAAAAGAGGTGCTCCTCGACGCCGCCGCCAATTGCGACCTCATCTTGCAGAAGCCCGACCCCGAGGTGTGGCTTGTCGGCTTCGGCGACAGCTCGGTCAACTTCCAGTTGCTCGTCTACTACGACTGCCGTCAGGTCAGCCCGTTTCGCCTCAAGGGACTGATCTACTTCGACATCTGGGACGCGCTGCACAAAGCTGATATCGAAATTCCCTTCCCGCAGCGCGACATCCACGTGCGCACCGGCGAGGTGTTGCCAGAGGTCGCCAAGATGCTGCGCGAGCTGCGCCAAAACGGTGAGGATGCCGAGAATGGCAACCTGTTGCCGTTGGAGATGGATGACGAGGACAAAGAATAG
- a CDS encoding matrixin family metalloprotease — MFRPSHTITGLLAATLLCAGATNVQASTWAEPPAQQQPWLGYGWFVENGWPIPVEDFPVRFVFLGEAPAGVSFEQVERAARNAAASWTDVPCASAQVVYAGHRPSLDEVGPGEIPFLFTSPQNATCFLPQTVGFTKLGCVDEYPNRTVFLNSADYDWSPEPRPFQPAYTDPSGEHRLTVDVESVLTHELGHVLGLSHTDDTLATMAPSYRGDGGMRTLAVDDKLGLCAIYEVATPRDECSSGRDCALGHRCDMVESLRLCRETRGEVGEACALDRLVCEEACVLAPNPGDFGYCTVTCEAEADDCPDGYRCTEGLLVADLAHCERIAAPDEPTCASTGSQRSVLPSLWWVVAAACFTAARRRVIRKRVR; from the coding sequence ATGTTCCGACCCTCCCACACCATCACGGGCCTCTTGGCTGCCACCCTCCTCTGCGCCGGCGCGACCAACGTGCAGGCAAGCACGTGGGCCGAGCCCCCCGCGCAGCAACAGCCTTGGCTTGGCTATGGCTGGTTCGTCGAGAACGGCTGGCCTATACCGGTCGAAGACTTTCCGGTTCGATTTGTCTTTTTGGGAGAGGCACCTGCCGGAGTGAGTTTCGAGCAGGTCGAACGGGCCGCCCGAAACGCCGCGGCGAGTTGGACGGACGTGCCCTGTGCCTCGGCGCAGGTCGTCTACGCAGGCCACCGCCCGTCGCTCGATGAGGTTGGCCCCGGAGAGATCCCGTTTTTATTTACCTCTCCCCAAAATGCGACCTGCTTTCTGCCCCAGACGGTCGGCTTCACCAAGCTCGGGTGCGTCGACGAGTATCCCAACCGTACCGTCTTTCTGAACAGCGCCGACTACGACTGGTCGCCCGAGCCACGCCCCTTTCAGCCGGCCTACACCGACCCGAGTGGTGAGCACCGCCTCACCGTCGACGTCGAGAGCGTCCTCACCCACGAGTTAGGCCATGTGCTCGGCCTCTCCCACACCGATGACACGCTGGCGACCATGGCCCCGTCCTACCGAGGCGACGGCGGCATGCGCACCCTCGCAGTCGATGACAAGCTCGGCCTCTGCGCGATCTACGAGGTCGCTACGCCGCGCGACGAGTGCTCCAGCGGACGCGACTGCGCGCTCGGTCACCGTTGTGACATGGTCGAGAGTTTGAGGTTGTGTCGAGAGACGCGCGGTGAGGTGGGAGAGGCTTGCGCGCTCGATCGGTTGGTGTGTGAGGAGGCATGTGTACTCGCCCCCAACCCCGGAGATTTCGGCTACTGCACCGTAACCTGCGAGGCTGAGGCGGACGACTGCCCCGACGGCTATCGGTGCACCGAGGGACTCTTGGTGGCTGACCTCGCGCACTGCGAGCGTATCGCGGCGCCGGACGAGCCGACGTGCGCGAGCACCGGCAGCCAGCGCAGCGTGCTGCCGAGCCTGTGGTGGGTGGTCGCGGCGGCATGTTTTACCGCCGCCCGCCGTCGGGTTATTCGAAAACGAGTGCGTTGA
- a CDS encoding vWA domain-containing protein, producing MKRLGTIAVIAGLLLATALFYRLRPEETPPETTEVKVTKPTPVPVKQEPTPTTHAAADGTLELEAGISHGYIASANAEDVYAAIDISAKEIEGGTRPPLNLAVVIDRSGSMRGSKLEYAKRAAMRLVDELEPHDRLSIISYASGVSVDISSRKATRAAKASMRAAVQQIYAGGGTNISGGYSRGFQEVQRWKTEESVNRVVLLSDGKATVGVTNPYSLESMARTNLQQGVSLTTMGVGLDYNEDLMAGMADQGAGNYYFIDQPNTVVSIFESEFDGLAKTVARNTSLVISLAEGVDVENLYGFSFERSDNQVMVALAEFQSGEKKNILLKLKTSAKSAGKLPVMDIDLSYEDVTDDGAKNQNVALSSVVTDDIAKTKTEINVDVISRVQQVEVAESLKEAMVAYDRGDKAQAQQVLEKRRSSLRRARKKYDLQEPAFAEAESELAETANDMDRYDSSSNSGKRMIKKKKARGRMILLDKTSF from the coding sequence ATGAAACGGCTTGGAACCATCGCAGTCATCGCAGGGCTTCTTCTGGCAACCGCGCTCTTCTACAGGCTGCGCCCCGAGGAGACACCACCCGAGACGACCGAGGTCAAGGTCACCAAGCCTACGCCGGTGCCGGTCAAACAGGAGCCGACGCCAACCACGCACGCTGCCGCCGACGGAACCCTCGAGCTCGAGGCGGGCATCTCGCACGGCTATATCGCCAGCGCGAACGCCGAGGACGTCTACGCTGCGATCGATATCTCGGCCAAAGAGATTGAAGGCGGCACTCGCCCGCCGCTGAACCTCGCGGTGGTCATCGACCGGTCGGGCTCGATGCGCGGCAGCAAGCTCGAGTACGCCAAGCGTGCCGCCATGCGCCTGGTCGACGAGCTCGAGCCGCACGACCGCCTGTCGATCATCTCGTACGCCAGCGGGGTGTCCGTCGATATCTCTTCGCGAAAGGCGACTCGGGCCGCCAAGGCGAGCATGCGCGCCGCCGTCCAGCAGATCTACGCCGGTGGAGGGACCAATATCAGCGGCGGCTACAGCCGTGGCTTCCAAGAGGTGCAGCGCTGGAAGACCGAGGAGAGCGTCAACCGCGTGGTGCTGTTGTCCGACGGCAAGGCAACCGTGGGCGTGACCAACCCTTACTCGCTCGAGAGCATGGCGCGCACCAACCTGCAGCAGGGCGTCTCGCTGACCACCATGGGAGTGGGCCTCGACTACAACGAAGATTTAATGGCCGGCATGGCAGACCAGGGCGCCGGCAATTACTACTTTATCGACCAGCCCAACACGGTCGTCTCCATCTTCGAGTCCGAGTTCGACGGGCTGGCCAAGACCGTGGCCAGAAACACGTCTCTGGTCATCTCCTTGGCCGAGGGCGTCGACGTCGAGAACCTGTACGGCTTCTCCTTCGAGCGCTCCGATAACCAAGTCATGGTCGCGCTGGCCGAGTTCCAGTCGGGCGAGAAGAAGAACATTTTGCTCAAGCTCAAGACCAGCGCCAAGAGCGCGGGCAAACTGCCCGTCATGGACATCGACCTGAGCTATGAGGATGTCACCGACGACGGCGCCAAAAACCAGAACGTCGCGCTCAGCTCGGTGGTCACTGACGACATTGCCAAGACCAAGACCGAGATCAACGTCGACGTCATCTCGCGCGTCCAGCAGGTCGAGGTCGCCGAGAGCCTCAAAGAGGCGATGGTCGCCTACGACCGCGGTGACAAGGCGCAGGCACAGCAGGTCCTCGAAAAGCGTCGCTCCTCGCTTCGCCGAGCGCGCAAAAAATACGACCTCCAAGAGCCCGCCTTCGCCGAAGCCGAGAGCGAATTGGCCGAGACGGCCAACGACATGGATCGGTACGACTCTTCGAGCAACAGCGGAAAGCGCATGATCAAGAAGAAGAAGGCGCGCGGACGCATGATCCTTCTCGACAAGACGAGCTTCTAA
- a CDS encoding sulfite exporter TauE/SafE family protein — protein sequence MSASATLKHEDTFERDILGLIGGGFAAGIVASLLELVVGREVQALTALSFAAVVGLVINGLDPREDTAMMRLILALAGGVMMGGLAGVGVWGAPMWAAAIGGGFLGAALTFDRAQSLGRKLWTWGIFAAALPAGVFTAETLFATGFMQPLDVMLVREALAGGAWGLFLAVAAGMSDLEWEHNSVISDLDEAIARHRDPVRDYLESAKELYRQITRECERAEQDDTRRRAVEIATDTVGSLLRFASRFEELRDTLRRSGGERLSRRLERMERRLDDVKDASLRRELEQSRAHILQQVQMRQRLELACARLESRLQRSVTTLEKLHLTLVQHATSATNDAGLTEALSRLEQLADEVELKSLSVDELCEMEALEASEANAAPAEQDQQEQSQQGQGADGELDVSPEGADGDLSTEPTNDPDSPGASDHRDESKYEHVVCEQDSSC from the coding sequence ATGTCTGCAAGCGCGACACTCAAACACGAAGACACCTTCGAACGAGATATCTTGGGACTCATCGGCGGCGGGTTCGCCGCCGGCATCGTGGCAAGCTTGCTCGAGCTCGTCGTCGGCCGCGAGGTTCAGGCGCTGACCGCGCTCAGCTTTGCGGCGGTGGTGGGCCTGGTGATCAACGGGCTCGACCCGCGCGAAGACACCGCGATGATGCGATTAATCTTGGCATTGGCCGGTGGCGTCATGATGGGCGGACTGGCTGGGGTGGGCGTCTGGGGCGCGCCGATGTGGGCGGCGGCCATCGGCGGCGGTTTCTTGGGGGCGGCGCTGACCTTCGATCGCGCCCAATCCCTGGGCCGAAAGCTGTGGACCTGGGGCATCTTTGCCGCAGCGCTGCCCGCCGGGGTGTTCACCGCCGAGACCTTGTTCGCCACCGGGTTTATGCAGCCGCTCGACGTGATGTTGGTGCGCGAGGCGCTCGCCGGCGGCGCATGGGGGCTGTTTTTGGCGGTTGCCGCGGGCATGAGCGACCTGGAGTGGGAGCATAACTCGGTTATCAGCGACTTGGACGAGGCCATCGCACGCCATCGCGACCCGGTGCGTGACTATTTGGAGTCGGCCAAGGAATTGTACCGACAGATCACCCGCGAGTGCGAACGCGCCGAGCAGGACGACACGCGACGGCGCGCCGTCGAGATCGCGACGGATACCGTTGGGTCGCTGCTCAGGTTTGCCAGCCGCTTCGAGGAACTACGCGACACGCTCCGGCGCTCGGGCGGCGAGAGGTTGAGCCGGCGCCTCGAGCGCATGGAGCGCCGACTCGACGATGTGAAAGACGCCTCGCTTCGGCGAGAGTTGGAGCAATCGCGCGCCCACATTCTGCAACAGGTGCAGATGCGACAGCGTCTCGAGCTTGCCTGTGCGCGTCTCGAGTCGAGATTGCAGCGCAGCGTGACCACGCTCGAAAAGCTTCACCTGACGTTGGTCCAACATGCGACCAGCGCGACCAATGATGCCGGGTTGACCGAGGCCTTGTCGCGGCTCGAGCAGTTGGCCGACGAGGTCGAGCTCAAGAGTCTGTCGGTTGACGAGCTGTGCGAGATGGAGGCATTAGAGGCCAGCGAGGCGAACGCGGCCCCGGCCGAGCAGGACCAGCAAGAGCAGAGCCAACAAGGCCAGGGCGCGGACGGGGAGCTTGACGTTTCCCCCGAAGGTGCTGATGGTGATCTCTCCACGGAACCCACCAACGACCCGGATTCGCCAGGCGCTTCCGACCACCGAGACGAGAGCAAGTATGAGCACGTCGTCTGCGAACAAGACTCATCGTGCTGA
- a CDS encoding PHP domain-containing protein has product MSTSSANKTHRAEIHSHSTASDGAYAPSRVAELCHQRGVEVWSLTDHDNCNGCTEAREAAESLGITFISGIEISAYHDTSVHVLGYGVDTEGDVIQDYSERRFESRRERMRQMIARLDDLGVDISFEAVADIAQDAIMGRPHLARALVAAGEVGSVNEAFDRYLHTGGPAHVSMGWPSVENAIDLIHRAGGIAILAHPGQYDLDDDIGDWIDAGLDGIEAIHPQHNRQARRRYAKMARGFGVLSTASSDFHGNRDRFAHFGNVPFPVNWLDAFLERLGVS; this is encoded by the coding sequence ATGAGCACGTCGTCTGCGAACAAGACTCATCGTGCTGAAATCCACTCCCACTCCACCGCCAGCGACGGGGCGTATGCTCCGTCGCGGGTCGCCGAGTTATGCCATCAGCGCGGCGTCGAGGTCTGGTCATTGACCGATCACGATAACTGCAATGGATGCACCGAAGCGCGCGAGGCGGCCGAGTCGCTGGGCATCACCTTTATCTCGGGCATCGAGATCAGCGCCTACCACGACACCTCGGTGCACGTGCTCGGCTACGGCGTCGACACCGAGGGCGACGTCATCCAAGACTACTCCGAGCGACGCTTCGAGAGCCGGCGGGAGCGCATGCGCCAGATGATCGCGCGGCTCGATGACCTGGGGGTCGACATCAGCTTCGAGGCGGTCGCCGACATCGCCCAAGACGCCATCATGGGCCGGCCCCACTTGGCGCGCGCGCTCGTCGCGGCCGGCGAAGTCGGTAGTGTCAACGAAGCCTTCGACCGCTACCTGCATACCGGCGGGCCCGCCCACGTATCGATGGGGTGGCCGTCGGTCGAAAACGCAATCGACCTCATCCATCGCGCCGGCGGGATCGCAATTCTGGCCCATCCCGGCCAATACGACCTCGACGACGACATCGGAGACTGGATCGACGCCGGCCTCGACGGCATCGAGGCGATTCACCCCCAACACAATCGCCAGGCGCGCCGCCGCTATGCCAAAATGGCCCGCGGATTCGGCGTGCTGAGCACCGCCAGCAGCGATTTTCACGGCAACCGCGACCGCTTCGCCCATTTCGGTAACGTGCCGTTCCCGGTCAACTGGCTCGACGCCTTCCTGGAGCGGCTGGGCGTTTCCTGA